TTGGATTAGTTGATATATCCCCTTCAGGTAGACAGTAACAAGGAAAGACCTTTACTGTCTACCTGAAGGGGATATATCTATGGGGAAACTGGGAAACATATACAAAAGAATTTAAGTTGAATGCTGTCCCAGGTTAGAAGAAAAGCGCGGGAAGGCATGTGATTGAATAAAGAGTGCACCCGAAAGAATCCGTTAAAGAAGAATAAGATGACACCAGTTGAATACCGGTTACTTTGTAGAGAGGTGTGGTAATGCATTCAACAGAAACAGACCCTATACCAGCAAAACAGCTATGAATAATCAGCAACCGTATAAAGTTTAATTTCTTCTATATGTTCTTCCATTAGTTTTATAGCTTTATCTACTTTTGAATTATACATTGCTGTCAAAATTTTTTTATGCATGTCGTTAGCCTGCAATGGACTTTTTTGCTTGTACCACAAGCTTGGTCGCTCGCCTTGGAACTACAGGTTTTTCCCTTTTGAAACGGCATTCTTTTTGTCTGGAGCTTTATCCTATAAGATGTATTGCAAATTCAAATCTTTTTTGGAAAAAAGTTCATGGATGAACCCACTAACCCTGATTTTTCGTGTATGTATTTGCGTGTATCCATTAATTTATTTTATGGCGTTAATCCTCTTCATACCTGTACTATTCAGCTTTTCAAAAAGAAACAAATTGGATAGTTTCATTGGAGAATTATCTTATCCGGTATACATCTCGCACTGGATGATTTTGTCTTTATTCAGGTCTCTGCATTTCCACATGTTGGGGATCATGGCTACAATCGCTGCGGTTCTATTTTCTATCCTGCTCATGAAATATATCATTACTCCCTTTGAAACGATCAGAAAGCATCGAGTAAAGACGCATCTTGTCGGCCGATTTGTAGGTAAACGGGCCGCTTTGTGAGGCCCTCCGTTTGGATTGAATTACGGATGATTACCTTCCATTCTTTGTTTGATTTCGTCCAACCATTTTTTCATCAGAACCGCATATTGCGGCAATCTGCCAAATATCATTTCGGCAAGCGCTTCGTTATATGTATGTACCGACAGATTCCGGTCATCTACCAGTTCAAGCCCCATTGCGGTCTCTTCTTCATTGAACAGACCCACAGAAAAACTGGCCCGTATGACTCCTTTCGGCGAACCGATGTCTAATCCCTCATAATCAAAAAGATATTGTTTGCCTGTTTTCCAGACTGCCTCAAACGTATATTCAAAACGTTGGATGGAAGCGTCCCTTTCTATGCGTGAAGGGCTTGGTAAAGAGAGGACTTCGTTCAGAGTTTCTAATGCCCGGTATGAAACATTCAAGCGTTGTTCCAATCGTTCCATTCAATTCCCTCCTTCATTACCTGCTGAACAAACGCCTCATCCGCTTCGCGCAAATCAACCACTTCCACGGGATAAGGAATTGGTGCTTCTTCCAACAAGAACCGCAGTGTTGGCAAGGTTCCGATTGG
The sequence above is a segment of the Effusibacillus dendaii genome. Coding sequences within it:
- a CDS encoding HI0074 family nucleotidyltransferase substrate-binding subunit encodes the protein MERLEQRLNVSYRALETLNEVLSLPSPSRIERDASIQRFEYTFEAVWKTGKQYLFDYEGLDIGSPKGVIRASFSVGLFNEEETAMGLELVDDRNLSVHTYNEALAEMIFGRLPQYAVLMKKWLDEIKQRMEGNHP